A region of Archocentrus centrarchus isolate MPI-CPG fArcCen1 unplaced genomic scaffold, fArcCen1 scaffold_33_ctg1, whole genome shotgun sequence DNA encodes the following proteins:
- the LOC115776521 gene encoding CD276 antigen homolog, with amino-acid sequence MDAGKSGMLCWILLFVFFPLPTSAGEKTITAESGQNITLPCQAPNNKKIIVVEWSRADLETDYVLLYRDEQLAPEEQHPSFKDRVDLQDRQMKDGDVSLILKDVMVNDTGIYECRVILEDKKHRSRAHLKTHPIITITLNVAPPPGE; translated from the exons ATGGATGCTGGAAAATCTGGGATGCTCTGCTGGATTctgctgtttgtcttctttccACTGCCTACATCTGCAGGTGAGA AAACCATCACAGCTGAGTCTGGACAGAACATCACGCTGCCATGTCAAgctccaaacaacaaaaaaatcatagttgtagagtggagcagagctgatcTGGAGACAGATTATGTCCTTTTGTACCGGGATGAGCAGCTTGCTCCAGAAGAgcagcatccatcctttaaggaccgggtggatctgcaggacagacagatgaaggatggagacgtgtctttGATCCTGAAGGATGTGATGGTTAATGACACTGGAATTTACGAGTGTCGTGTCATCCTGGAAGATAAAAAACACAGGAGCAGAGCTCACCTGAAGACTCAccccatcatcaccatcaccctGAATGTTGctcctcctccaggtgagtga